The window GTTATGGGAGGGCatgcaaggagaaggaagagtggATGACCATAAGCAGCGCCTTGATGTGATTCCTGGTGAGATGGAGATCCTTTTGTACTCGTATCAAGACATCCACAAGGTCCTCTTGCTCCTGTTTTACTCTCCTGGGGTCGAGGTGCTCATCGATTACTTGCTCATAGAACACATCCATGTCCTGGAAACTCTTCTCCAACCGAGCCCGCTGTCCGGTGAGCACGTCGATCCACCCCAACCATGGGATGTAGTCGGCATAGAAGAAAGCTGCGAACAAGGCCTGCGCCTCCTCAAAACAACCATGGAAGTTAGTTTTCTCTCCTTCACGGTAACTCTTTCCAAAAGCAGCCCTGCTGATGATGGTGCTCGTGAGAGCAAACATGAGCTCAGTTAGATTTACGGGCGTCGAAGATGAAGCAGAACGGGAAATAGATGCAATCATCCCAGCAACTTCATCCTCCCTAATGAACCTGAACGAAAGGACTCTCTTGACACTAAGGAGTTCATTGTTGAAGATTTTCCGCATGTCCCTGTAATACTCCCCGTAGGGCGTGAAAATAATGTCTAAGAAATTGTAAGAGAGTTGCTTGTAGGAAACAAAGAGAGGCCTATTGCAGGAGTCGAGATCTTGAGTTTTCATCACGTCGCTGGCAAGTTTGGCTGAGGAAATAACTAGAGAGGGTAGGCTACCTAGCTTTAGATAGATGATTGGGCCGTATTTTTCGGAGAGTTGCCAAAAAGAGCGATGAGACAAGTTGCTGAGCTGGTGGAGGTTGCCAATGATGGGAAGTTGGGGAGGGCCTGGAGGAAGCTTTGTGGATTTTCTCTTTGGGAAGACAAGTGAGACAGGAAGAAGAGAAATAATCATTAGAAGAATAGGAAGCCATGACATGAAGAGAAACATTTTTCGATGGAGGCTAGCTTGAGTTTCGGCGTTGTTAAGCCGCGTTAAATAGCCTCTccttaaaaaaattaatatttcttTATTGCGACTTCAGATTTGTTGATACACATTACAAGATGTCCACGTCTGCGGGTTGAGGGAGACGATTACGTCGGGATTGGATACTTACAGATTGAGTAGCGatattggctactgaagtgacgtcaccaagttacgtgggccccaccatgatgtatgtgttgtatccacaccgtccatacgtttggagagatcattttaggtcatgatccaaagaataagacagatccaaggctggggtggacccactacagaaaacagtgggagagaataacacccaccgttgaaaccttccaaaggtccaccgttatgtttatttgagatccaacctgttcatgtgcaAACGCAGacttgaaagaagggaaaaaaagaatattagcttgatcgaaaactcttgtggcccttagaattttttaatggtgggcgtcactctcctctctattttctgtggtgagatcctattgaactttggatctgactcgttctttGTATCATGACTTAatatgatctcttaaaatggatggacggtgtggatacaaaatatacatcatggtggggccacataacttgatgacgtcacttcagtagccaccctcgctactcaacctgtaagtagctaatccgcgttccTCCGTGTCACTCAAGAAGGTGCGGCCTCACCGCGGGCGACCTTGACGCATGTACGACGTATCGAAtccggggacgcggattgcgtcctctcCAGGCACGAACGGACAgatctgtgggtgggcccattgtgatttatctgtttatctaggccgtccatcccttctctaagATCAATTTACAGTATGTggacaaaaataaagcagatccaacggtcaaatgggccacaccacagatgacaCTTGCATttcatgctttgtgcatttaatgccgccaagcttattatttggtgtggctcatttgagcgttggatcttcctcatttttgtctACATATTTTGAAATGATTCGGGAAAAGGGATGAACAGCGGACGTAGATAAACAGATTACAATGGGCCAGATAATTAACAATGGGCCAGCCCACAAAATTGCCGGTTCGTGGCTGGAGATCGACAgggttaggacgcaatctgcaGATGCAGAACCTCTGCTTACCACAAACATGAATTTTCTGTTTTCTTGCATTGCAGTTGGTCCACATTAATCATTGACATTGTCAGTATTATTGCTTTAAATGCAATCCGCGATGATGTGGTTCAATCATAATGCAACAAATAGAAAATTATGGTTTGTGACAAACAGAGGACTACGACGGATACTATATCTATGCTAGATCTGTCTGCATTTGgccatattattttaagaaacTGAtgcagggatgggtgtgatgaggtcgatgtgtcttccttaaggggataactactctgaatccaaaGAGCTTTTCTGAACTCCTCACAAAGATATCTCGAattcataagaaaaaaaatagaaataaattctaaaaaatttaaaatttcattagtagataataaaaataaatttacaatcttttaaatagtgataccaaatattggaagaagttttagaatcaaactctaactcaaactccctaaaattcataacttactataaatagtaaatttactatttatagtaagggtCCTATCTGGATTAACCacgttattttcctaatttttctaagcacttttcatgttggacacaactcctagagcacaaaggatgaagagttataattaaacttaacttactataaatggtaaaaacaaaaataaaatggattttcgactgtcgatatgatgaaatctcgcaaatttggtgtGGGAATTCTAGCTAGCAGATTGGTcggctaaagtaacttctcctaccccaaaatcaaatatggtacatcgagtaactcatttcagtttgtgAAATACACCCGTTGTAAGGTTTTGACAGTCCAGATCAGTTCCgccttcgatcgggccttctttggtccatcttgaaaatgaaagtgtctgcgacccgctctacatcaaaaatAGACACAAATCTCATGTGGATGATACCATTAGAAAATGTGATGGACAAAACTTCACGTGGGGTGCAagcaagagttttggatcaagctatatttgattttatttttttttccttcatccaagttggtgtgaccttatcaactggttgaatggcaaataaatggTGTCGAAATATTGTAGTGGGTCTTAAGAGGTTTTTAACAGTTGGGTGTTCAACCGCCACTTTTTCCTATAGTGTTGCATTTTAAATCTTCTAAtctaaatgagctagcaaaacagttggaaatcataattttaaaataCACACAACAAGGTGGGCTACAATTAGTGTAAGGACCCTAAATTTTTGTGCATTTAGAATGTCTAACTTGTTATCCAGAAAGTATGGGCAAATCTGACTGTTTGATGGTCATAAGGATGAAAGGTGATGATCGTACCTATTaaactttgaattatattttggaagcatggatggtctggatctaagtgatttattggtccattcccaATTTGGGATTTCGTGATGTTAATGGATAGTCCAAATCTGTACCTTATGATCAATGGATCATTTAAAACAGAAAGAattaagaaaaataaggaaaactTACAAAGTTATAAATTTCGGATCATTTGGAAAATTCCAGCAAAGTCAATTTGATCAGTCGAGGGATCATTTCGATCGGTTAAAAACAACCTAGTACCCTAAAAATAAAAACGTGTTCGACCAGTCGATAAGGCATTTTAACTGATAGAAGAAGTAGTTTCGACCGATTGAAAGAGACAAAAAGTGTCCAATGAATTTTGTCAAATTTTGAATTAAATTCGATTGATTGAAGTAGGTTTCGATCAACCCTTGACTAGTGTCGACCGATCGGTTCGACTGGTCAACAATACAATAGaatttttgtttctttagaactttaatattttaattttgtgAAGTAAATTAATGATAACCCTAGATCATTTAAAGATAATGGGATGATCAGAATGCTTTGGTTGGTTAAGCAAACCCCACATAAAAAAATGATTAACTATAAGTATTGTGGGTGAGATCTAAGATAATTCAGAATCTAACGGTTGAATTCTCTGTGTGGGTTGTCTCGCGTTAAGGAATTGATCAACCAGAAGTGAACTAATCAAATAAGTTTAAGTATATATAATTAGTGGGCTAATTAAGCTATGTAATTAGGTAATTGTAAACCGATTGATCTCGAGGTAACATATCGGAATTCACATCACCAAATTTCATATGAGTGATCCTAACATGTTTCATCTCCGTTGTAATTAAAATAGTCATCTCATTATTTTGTTGTTTGTGATCCATTGTAATGAGTGTTTTGTTGAATTTTCTTAGAATTGAAATGTCATATACtgctatatatatatgatcattgTAGAATATCATGCAACAATCATTTTCATACATCCATTGTCATGCATTGCATACATGTGTTAAATACTTGGGGGCACTCCCTGAATGACATATAGGTACTTACAGTACCGGGTGACCTAGGAGACCATCCCTAAATGATTATAATATGTAGAAGCCTACTAAGATGGTAGAAGCCTATCTCAAAAGGGGAGATATGGGTTGATGGAGTTCAACTTAAGCAAGTAGACTGAtcgacccacttgatgcattcacgtATACATGTATCTCATAACATTCATgcatttataatttaattatgtGTGCATGAACCATTATAAGTTCACTCACTGGGTCTGCCCAGCTTACGTTATATTGATAAGAAAATCGTATAGATTTAGTGGACAATGAAACAATTGCTCAAGTTTCATAGTAGGAAGGTGAACCAATGGACTATATATACGGGTAATAGCCATATCTTGATGAAGACGAGCTGCATGTGTAAAATTAGTAGCATATCTAGTTGAATAATGTTTAATTATATTTCTGAATCGATTTTAGTTGAATAGTTGGGAGATCTTGAATATTTTGCAGTATTGTTAGTTAATAGTTTGataatagggttttttttttggtaaataacATAGATATGTGGATGGAATATTTATAAATTCTTGAGAATTGATATAAATGTATAattgaaatgattaaatgaaataTTTCTACTAGGAtgtttgagattgtgaacttagtgtACATTTTAACTTAGCCTTTGGAAAATGGTACGAAGAAATGGTTTTAGTACACCTAGTGTATGAGTCATGTGTTGTAACTTGGATATGAGGGTGCACGTTCTGTGTCCAAATTTGAGGACATGAAAATAAGGGCTACACTGTCATAGGTGAGGCCCAGGACATGGCAAACATTTGGGACATGTATTTCATGATGCTGACAATAGTAAAGTGGCTACTGAAAAGTGCTCCATGACTCAAATAAAATTTGGCCCAgacaaaaaagaggcagatcaaaatcttaagtggactgcatcacaaaaaacagtggtgattgaatgcccaccattaaaaacttcctaggacctattataatatttattttacatccaacctattgattgggtcacatggacctggatgaagtgaaaacacaaatatcagcttcatccgaaacttttgtggccccaataagtttttaatggtaggcgttcaatcactactattttgtgtggtgggTCCACGTCAGCTTTTGGATCTACTAATTTTTGgcctcatactataaaatgatttggaaaaatgaatgtacggtgaagataaaacacgtacatcatggtgggcccacagagcaccgagtaGCTGCTAACagcatcagtaggcaatccgtGTCCAGGACCACAGAACCGGGTGACCTAAGAGACCGTCCAGGATGACCTTACAGTACCCAGTGACGTAGGAAAAATCCCTGCTGACAGTGGTgcctgtactaacaagctaacccaaaaaaggaaaaagaaagaagcgGCAATCTGTGTCCATGTGTGCCTCAGTGGATGGCTgtcacttcagtaggagtctCGCTACTCGATCTGTCAGTATCTAGTCTTCGTCCGAGTTGTTATGGTAGAGATGGATGAAGCAAAATAAGGTAGAGCCATTCCGCTACGGTGCAAAATGGAcaggttgagttgagttgagttcggttgagttgggttgagggtcaacctgaaCTCAAAAGGACCCACCCACAACCGTAGTGGGATGGCTCTACCCAAACTCCTCTATATTTGACTCCATCCGACTCAAACCTGTCCTAAGTAAATATGattattctttcttcttttttttttcacacacacacacccccgcaCACTCACCcgtagtgggttttcaccacccatggatacttgaacccttgaccgggcgttgaaactcctgagaggcTAGCACAAGGATCCGAACCAAGTAAATATGATTATTCCCGCCTAACTCAACTCAACCCAATTTCAAATCGAgctaaccttttaaaaaaaaaacgtaaaTCCAACCCAAGGACTTTAACAACCTGACCCGAACCCaggttgggtcaattgggttcAGTACCGAACCCAAGTTACAACCCTACACTACAGGAAATATAGCCTGATTACCAGACACGAGAGATTGTCCATGTAGTGACCGTCCTAACCGTCCTTGACCACCTGGTCAACAGTGGCTTCAAAGACAGGGAAGCAGAGAAATGATGGCCACGATCAGACAATCTAAGTTCAATTTTCAAAACATGCCCATTATCATGCACCCATCGTGTGTTCTGTACAGATATGACACTGCCGCGCGCGTAGGTGCGTAGGTTCTTCCAGCTTTAATTTCTCACTTATTGCCCATGGTTTTTAAACTTGGAGACTTAGATTGACTCGTTCAGTATATAGTTGAGTTGTAGCTCACCCAAGTAGGGTGACTCGACAGTGACTCATGGTATTAAACCAGACCGTATAGCATCGAATCTGAGTCAACGCATCTTTCTTGCACTGCATTTGGCACCGTAGATGAGTTTAAAACCAATTTGGTAATTGTAATAGTAAAATGTTAGTGGTCTAAAAATCAATATTAAAAAACAAATCAGTGATAACTAATGGgcacggattaggtgttacccgagtaacagcttagtgggtgttatccttatTGTAGGGCTCACCTTATCATATGTTGTatgtccactctgtccatccggtTACAGCCCAGTTTAGGACACGGTCCAAAAAAATTAAGCACTTCCAAAttacaggtggaccccaccaaaagagacagtgatgattgaatgctcaccattcaaaacttcccaaggcccacgtaAGCAGAtccataacatttatttgtcatccaacctcttgataaggacaaccagaactagatgaagggaaaatacaaaaattagcttgatctaaaacttttgtgccctacaaaaagcttttaataatcATTTATAACTTTTTCCAGTAACGTGGCCtatcagagatttggatctgcttaagttttagaATAACGttcttaaatgatatggaaaaatactagaatgaaaaaaattcatcaaggtaagccccacacggtaagggtaacacccactaagctgttacccgggtaacagctaatcggCGCCCACAACTAATGGCTGAGAACTCAGACGGCCAGTTTGGATCACCGTACACGTGCAGCGTGTGAATCTGCTCCAACGTGCCGTATTGGCTGTTCAACAGCAATAGAAAATGGGCGTACCTCAATTATCGTGATCTATTATCTGCAGCGACAAATACCGAGTTTTCGAGTTCAGTAAAAAAGTGCTGCCGCAATCTTTAGCTGATCTTAGCAAACATAAAAGAAATGTTCGATCAAGATCACgtgt is drawn from Magnolia sinica isolate HGM2019 chromosome 5, MsV1, whole genome shotgun sequence and contains these coding sequences:
- the LOC131247278 gene encoding cytochrome P450 71A1-like, which translates into the protein MFLFMSWLPILLMIISLLPVSLVFPKRKSTKLPPGPPQLPIIGNLHQLSNLSHRSFWQLSEKYGPIIYLKLGSLPSLVISSAKLASDVMKTQDLDSCNRPLFVSYKQLSYNFLDIIFTPYGEYYRDMRKIFNNELLSVKRVLSFRFIREDEVAGMIASISRSASSSTPVNLTELMFALTSTIISRAAFGKSYREGEKTNFHGCFEEAQALFAAFFYADYIPWLGWIDVLTGQRARLEKSFQDMDVFYEQVIDEHLDPRRVKQEQEDLVDVLIRVQKDLHLTRNHIKALLMNIFIAGTDTGAATVVWAMTELVKKPKVMKKVQDEIRRIIGNKGMVEEDDLHQLDYFKLVVKETFRMHPAAPTLVPRETTQQCKLDGYDIPPKTLVFVNALAIGQEIESWKNPGEFWPERFTDSTVDYKGQDFQFLPFGAGRRICPGMHFGAVTVEIALANLLYSFNWELPSGVKEEDIDMSELPGITVHKKSPLLLVPIKYINSMNGKTKE